The following coding sequences are from one Mycobacterium bourgelatii window:
- a CDS encoding PE family protein, translating to MSFLSVAPELVASVASDVGQIGASLATHNAAVAASTTSVASAAADEVSAAIAALFSQHGRGYQALAGQAAAFHNEFVRALAGGAAVYSSAEAAAVSPLESFLNQFNAPLQTLLSRPLIGNGANATTPGGNGGDGGWLFGSGGNGADGDPGQPGGNGGSAGLWGNGGHGGKGGDGGARGGNGGNAGLLFGGGGAGGMGGTGAMGGVGGTGGNGGNGSTFFGGGGVGGTGGIGGAGGGTGGQGGNGGNGAVFIGAGGNGGAGGIGSPGALGGGVAGNGGNGGAGGAGGLFMNGGNGGAGGQGGDGGAGFDSNNPMVAGGTGGAGGKGGNGGPGGAGPVLYGHAGAGGQGGQGGTGGTGGHGADNPTGIGGTGGTGGIGGTAGAGGAAGTRGLLTSAGAPGGLGVGGTGGTGGAGGAGGDGANAAMAGGKGGDGFAGGAGGQGGQGGAAVPGGIAGTGGQGGTGGKGGLGGNGANAAGNGNAGGGGGNGGNGGVGGAGGAAGTGGGGNVGAQGFGGDGGNGGNGGNGSAGAAGTDNAGNVDTEGGAGQTGGAGGAGGNGGAAGGPGGTGGTGGTGGNGANGGAGGNGGNNSTNPALAIGGAGGDGGAGGAPGAGGLANGGTAGSLGKGGDGGNGGTGGQGGSGASGTAGTGANGVVGGAGGNGGAGGANGANGGKGGSGGAGGTGGAGGNGGSGATGATGTNVAPAGGVGQDGGDGAAGGAGGAGGNAGGPGGDGGNGGMGGAAGSGGLAGNGGNAVTPDNGVLITPDGGAGGTGGNGGIGGTGGLGGTAGVGGIAGTGGQGGAGGSGGKGGQGGAGASGTIDIGPGSGGAGGTGGSAGTGGTGGTGGDNDGGNGGTGGKGGTGGNAGAGGNGGTGAANGNFNELPGVTGAGGDGGNAGQAGAGGMGGNGGAGSGGNSKGGNAGNGGDGGNGANGGDGANGANGTQITPMNPIGTTNGGAGGDGGNGSDGGFQGFGGTPGSGPGGVGLPGNAGKGGDGGNGGKGGAGGIGADGVNFPITPNSTAATGLPNPGNPGGTGATGVSDPNSNIFQQGGTGGAGVAATDNSDNATANAGNGGDGGTGGQFAPGGTGGAGGAATANGKGGTANGGDGGDGGDGGNFGGGGNGGAGGNATASGENGKAVGGSGGDGGNATNFSVEGKGITGNGTAGGAGGNGGDAFAPGPGGTSIGGNGGNGGNGGIGSLTAGAGGNGGAGGQGGAGAPGGGKGGTGGDAGAGGAGGKGATGGVGGGGGNGGSGAVTGNAGSGGDGGNGAIGGAGGLGGTGGAGGASGGGGAGAGGAGGVGGAGGTGGTGGDGGAKGTGAGSATDGDGGDGGNSGLGGQGGSGGASGSGNLGTAGGAGTFTTGSGNIGSTGGTGGSGAGTGGAAGVGGTP from the coding sequence ATGTCGTTCTTGAGTGTGGCGCCGGAGCTGGTGGCATCCGTTGCCTCCGATGTCGGCCAAATTGGTGCATCGCTGGCCACGCACAACGCCGCCGTGGCGGCCTCGACGACGTCAGTGGCGAGCGCAGCCGCCGACGAAGTGTCGGCGGCAATCGCCGCATTGTTTTCTCAGCACGGTCGGGGCTACCAGGCGCTGGCCGGACAGGCTGCGGCCTTCCACAACGAGTTCGTGCGGGCGTTGGCCGGCGGCGCCGCGGTGTATTCCTCCGCCGAGGCGGCCGCCGTGTCGCCACTCGAGTCGTTCCTGAACCAGTTCAACGCGCCCCTGCAGACGCTGTTGTCCCGCCCGCTGATCGGTAACGGCGCCAACGCAACAACGCCAGGCGGCAACGGCGGGGACGGCGGTTGGTTGTTCGGCAGCGGCGGCAACGGCGCGGACGGCGACCCGGGACAGCCAGGTGGCAACGGTGGGTCGGCGGGGCTGTGGGGTAACGGCGGGCACGGCGGCAAAGGCGGCGACGGCGGCGCTCGGGGCGGTAACGGCGGCAATGCGGGGTTACTGTTCGGCGGCGGCGGCGCGGGCGGCATGGGTGGAACCGGCGCCATGGGCGGTGTCGGCGGCACGGGCGGCAACGGCGGCAACGGTTCGACGTTCTTCGGCGGCGGTGGCGTGGGTGGCACCGGCGGCATCGGCGGCGCCGGAGGTGGTACCGGCGGCCAAGGCGGGAACGGCGGCAACGGCGCGGTATTCATCGGCGCGGGCGGCAACGGGGGCGCCGGCGGGATCGGCAGTCCCGGCGCGCTGGGCGGCGGCGTGGCCGGCAACGGCGGTAACGGTGGCGCCGGCGGGGCCGGTGGTTTGTTCATGAACGGCGGCAACGGCGGAGCCGGCGGCCAAGGTGGCGACGGTGGGGCCGGCTTCGATTCCAACAACCCCATGGTCGCTGGTGGCACCGGCGGGGCCGGCGGCAAGGGCGGCAATGGCGGACCCGGCGGTGCCGGCCCGGTGTTGTACGGACACGCCGGGGCCGGTGGCCAGGGCGGCCAAGGCGGCACCGGTGGGACGGGCGGCCATGGTGCTGACAATCCCACCGGTATCGGTGGCACTGGCGGCACCGGCGGCATTGGCGGCACCGCGGGTGCGGGTGGAGCTGCGGGCACCCGTGGCTTACTCACCAGTGCGGGCGCCCCCGGTGGCCTGGGGGTCGGTGGCACCGGTGGCACCGGCGGCGCGGGCGGCGCCGGCGGTGACGGCGCCAACGCTGCTATGGCCGGCGGCAAGGGTGGAGACGGTTTCGCCGGTGGTGCCGGCGGACAGGGCGGCCAGGGCGGTGCCGCGGTACCCGGCGGCATCGCCGGCACGGGCGGCCAGGGCGGCACCGGCGGCAAAGGTGGTTTGGGCGGCAACGGCGCGAACGCCGCCGGCAACGGCAACGCGGGGGGCGGCGGCGGCAACGGCGGCAACGGCGGCGTGGGCGGAGCCGGCGGCGCGGCCGGCACTGGCGGCGGCGGCAATGTGGGCGCCCAGGGCTTCGGCGGCGACGGCGGCAACGGCGGCAACGGCGGCAACGGCAGTGCCGGCGCAGCCGGGACGGACAACGCCGGCAACGTCGACACGGAGGGCGGCGCCGGCCAAACCGGCGGTGCGGGTGGTGCCGGTGGCAACGGCGGCGCCGCGGGCGGTCCCGGCGGTACCGGTGGGACCGGGGGCACCGGCGGCAACGGCGCAAACGGTGGCGCCGGCGGGAACGGCGGCAACAACAGCACCAATCCCGCCCTCGCCATCGGCGGCGCCGGCGGAGATGGCGGTGCGGGCGGCGCACCCGGTGCCGGCGGACTGGCCAACGGCGGCACCGCGGGCAGCCTGGGCAAGGGCGGCGACGGCGGAAACGGCGGGACCGGCGGTCAAGGCGGGTCCGGCGCTTCGGGCACCGCCGGTACCGGCGCCAATGGTGTCGTCGGGGGTGCGGGTGGCAACGGCGGCGCGGGCGGGGCTAACGGCGCCAACGGCGGCAAGGGTGGCAGTGGTGGTGCCGGCGGCACGGGCGGCGCCGGTGGCAACGGCGGCAGCGGCGCCACTGGCGCGACCGGCACGAATGTGGCGCCCGCTGGAGGTGTCGGCCAAGACGGTGGTGACGGCGCGGCCGGCGGCGCGGGTGGCGCAGGTGGCAATGCCGGTGGCCCGGGCGGCGATGGCGGCAACGGCGGCATGGGCGGCGCGGCAGGGTCGGGCGGCCTGGCCGGTAACGGCGGCAATGCCGTCACCCCGGACAACGGTGTCTTGATCACTCCCGACGGTGGGGCCGGTGGCACGGGCGGCAACGGCGGAATCGGTGGAACCGGCGGGCTCGGCGGGACTGCAGGGGTCGGTGGTATTGCCGGTACGGGCGGCCAAGGCGGCGCTGGCGGTTCCGGTGGCAAAGGTGGTCAAGGCGGCGCCGGCGCTTCCGGCACCATCGACATCGGCCCCGGCAGCGGCGGCGCCGGCGGTACTGGTGGCAGCGCCGGCACCGGCGGCACTGGCGGCACTGGCGGCGACAATGACGGCGGCAACGGTGGCACCGGAGGTAAGGGCGGAACTGGCGGCAACGCTGGTGCCGGCGGAAACGGTGGCACTGGTGCCGCTAACGGCAACTTCAACGAATTACCAGGGGTAACCGGCGCCGGCGGTGATGGCGGCAATGCCGGCCAGGCAGGTGCTGGCGGGATGGGGGGCAATGGCGGGGCTGGGAGCGGCGGCAACAGCAAGGGCGGCAACGCCGGCAACGGTGGCGACGGCGGAAACGGCGCCAATGGCGGCGACGGCGCCAACGGTGCCAACGGCACCCAAATCACACCGATGAACCCGATCGGTACAACCAACGGCGGGGCCGGCGGTGACGGCGGCAACGGGAGCGACGGCGGCTTTCAGGGCTTCGGGGGTACACCCGGCAGTGGTCCCGGCGGTGTCGGCCTGCCAGGTAATGCGGGCAAGGGCGGTGACGGCGGCAACGGCGGCAAAGGTGGGGCCGGCGGGATTGGCGCCGACGGTGTCAACTTCCCGATCACTCCAAACTCCACCGCTGCCACCGGCTTGCCTAACCCCGGTAACCCTGGGGGAACTGGGGCTACGGGCGTCAGTGACCCGAACAGCAACATCTTCCAACAGGGCGGAACGGGCGGAGCTGGCGTCGCCGCGACGGACAATTCCGATAACGCCACGGCCAACGCCGGTAATGGTGGGGACGGCGGGACCGGGGGGCAGTTCGCCCCCGGTGGCACGGGCGGCGCGGGTGGCGCGGCTACGGCCAACGGCAAGGGTGGTACGGCCAACGGTGGAGACGGCGGCGACGGCGGGGACGGCGGCAACTTTGGCGGCGGCGGCAATGGTGGCGCCGGCGGCAACGCTACCGCATCCGGCGAAAACGGAAAGGCGGTTGGCGGTAGCGGCGGAGACGGCGGAAACGCGACCAACTTCAGCGTCGAGGGCAAGGGCATCACCGGCAACGGCACCGCAGGCGGAGCTGGTGGCAACGGCGGAGATGCCTTTGCACCCGGTCCCGGCGGAACGTCCATCGGCGGCAACGGCGGCAACGGCGGCAACGGCGGAATTGGCTCCCTCACTGCCGGCGCAGGCGGGAACGGTGGCGCGGGCGGCCAAGGTGGCGCCGGTGCCCCTGGCGGCGGCAAAGGCGGCACGGGCGGCGACGCGGGAGCCGGCGGGGCCGGCGGAAAGGGTGCCACCGGTGGAGTTGGCGGGGGCGGCGGCAACGGCGGCTCGGGCGCAGTCACTGGCAATGCCGGTAGTGGCGGTGACGGCGGCAACGGGGCCATCGGCGGCGCTGGTGG